A genome region from Bacillota bacterium includes the following:
- a CDS encoding AbrB/MazE/SpoVT family DNA-binding domain-containing protein, translating to MLVELKQKSQVTIPSELVKKLKLKPGDKLEIEEKDGCLIITPVEVIPRAQMWFYSKEWQADEQ from the coding sequence ATGTTGGTGGAATTAAAACAAAAATCCCAGGTGACTATTCCCAGTGAACTGGTGAAAAAACTCAAGCTTAAGCCCGGCGATAAATTGGAAATTGAAGAAAAGGACGGCTGTCTGATCATTACCCCTGTTGAGGTTATTCCGCGGGCTCAAATGTGGTTTTATTCTAAGGAATGGCAGGCGGATGAGCAGA